From Corynebacterium frankenforstense DSM 45800, the proteins below share one genomic window:
- a CDS encoding choice-of-anchor I family protein — translation MTSSPSVRTARTTRTGVALCTALATGLAGLATVPHAAPAHAAVVANPVTHSAPGAAIGLEPVGSHETGVLGESAAEIVAHHPDSQRVMVVNAQSGKIDVLDVSEPAAPELLHSVDGGAGTTINSVAVRADGLAAATVEPADKTEPGSLIFFDAAGDGEELGRVGVGSLPDMVTITADGGSALVANEGEPAEDYSVDPEGSVSVVALPETLEAPAQSDVRTADFTAFEDSLPEGVRVFGPEEVDGAEYTTTVAQNLEPEYIAAVDGTAYVTLQENNAVAVVDIAAARVTDILPLGTVDHSQPGTGLDASDRDEKVNIAEWPVKGLVQPDSIGAYQAGGTTYFVTANEGDARDWDAYSEEARVKHLGDPDETDYLDRPLPGPCEGFAGLDAEGVADLQEDENLGRLNITLADGLSEDGSCYEELYSYGTRGFSVYSADGTRVFDSGAEFEEILADVAERSPLVFNSNHEETAFDDRSDNKGPEPEGLTLGEIDGRTYAFIGLERVGGIFVYDVTDPAGSKFVTYVNNRDFSVDPDATGSAEGAGDLGPEGLAFISAEDSPNGRPMLVVGNEVSGTTTLFEITGADGDDADDGDGADGSSEGDFIAGSALGSSAGTVFGVLAGVLGLLGVLGLFGQPLLNAMGDRFPQLRAQIEQALR, via the coding sequence ATGACCTCCAGCCCGTCCGTCCGCACCGCCCGCACCACGCGCACCGGCGTCGCCCTGTGCACCGCCCTGGCCACCGGCCTCGCCGGGCTGGCCACGGTGCCCCACGCAGCGCCGGCGCATGCCGCGGTCGTCGCCAATCCCGTCACGCACTCCGCGCCGGGCGCGGCCATCGGGCTCGAGCCCGTCGGCAGCCACGAGACCGGCGTCCTCGGCGAGTCAGCCGCCGAGATCGTCGCGCACCACCCCGACAGCCAGCGGGTGATGGTGGTCAACGCGCAGTCCGGAAAGATCGACGTTCTCGACGTCTCCGAACCGGCCGCGCCGGAGCTGCTGCACTCCGTCGACGGGGGCGCGGGCACCACCATCAACTCCGTGGCCGTGCGCGCCGACGGCCTGGCCGCCGCCACCGTGGAGCCGGCGGACAAGACCGAGCCGGGCTCGCTGATCTTCTTCGACGCCGCCGGCGACGGCGAGGAGCTCGGCCGGGTGGGCGTCGGGTCGCTCCCGGACATGGTCACCATCACCGCCGACGGCGGCAGCGCGCTGGTGGCCAACGAGGGCGAGCCGGCCGAGGACTACTCCGTCGACCCGGAGGGCTCGGTCTCCGTCGTCGCGCTGCCCGAGACGCTCGAGGCGCCCGCGCAGTCGGACGTGCGCACCGCGGACTTCACCGCCTTCGAGGACTCGCTTCCCGAGGGCGTGCGCGTCTTCGGGCCCGAGGAGGTCGACGGGGCGGAGTACACCACCACCGTCGCGCAGAACCTCGAGCCGGAGTACATCGCCGCCGTCGACGGCACCGCCTACGTCACCCTCCAGGAGAACAACGCCGTGGCCGTCGTCGACATCGCCGCCGCGCGGGTCACCGACATCCTGCCGCTGGGCACCGTCGACCACTCCCAGCCGGGCACCGGGCTGGACGCCTCGGACCGCGACGAGAAGGTCAACATCGCCGAATGGCCGGTCAAGGGCCTGGTCCAGCCGGACTCCATCGGCGCATACCAGGCCGGCGGCACCACCTACTTCGTCACCGCCAACGAGGGCGACGCCCGCGACTGGGACGCCTACTCCGAGGAGGCCCGCGTCAAGCATCTGGGCGACCCGGACGAGACCGACTACCTCGACCGCCCGCTGCCCGGCCCGTGCGAGGGCTTCGCCGGCCTCGACGCCGAGGGCGTCGCGGACCTGCAGGAGGACGAGAACCTCGGCCGCCTCAACATCACGCTCGCCGACGGACTGAGCGAGGACGGCTCCTGCTACGAGGAGCTCTACTCCTACGGCACCCGCGGCTTCTCCGTCTACTCCGCCGACGGCACCCGCGTCTTCGACTCGGGCGCCGAGTTCGAGGAGATCCTCGCCGACGTCGCGGAGCGCTCGCCGTTGGTGTTCAACTCCAACCACGAGGAGACCGCCTTCGACGACCGCTCCGACAACAAGGGCCCCGAGCCCGAGGGGCTCACCCTCGGCGAGATCGACGGGCGCACCTACGCCTTCATCGGGCTCGAGCGCGTCGGCGGCATCTTCGTCTACGACGTCACCGACCCGGCGGGCAGTAAGTTCGTCACCTACGTCAACAACCGCGACTTCTCGGTGGACCCGGACGCGACCGGTTCCGCCGAGGGCGCCGGTGACCTCGGCCCGGAGGGCCTGGCGTTCATCTCCGCGGAGGACTCGCCCAACGGCAGGCCCATGCTGGTGGTGGGCAACGAGGTCTCCGGGACCACGACGCTCTTCGAGATCACCGGCGCGGACGGTGACGACGCGGACGACGGCGACGGTGCCGACGGCTCCTCGGAGGGCGACTTCATCGCGGGCTCCGCCCTCGGTTCCTCGGCCGGCACCGTCTTCGGCGTGCTGGCCGGTGTGCTCGGTCTGCTCGGCGTGCTCGGCCTGTTCGGCCAGCCGCTGCTCAACGCCATGGGTGACCGTTTCCCGCAGCTGCGCGCCCAGATCGAGCAGGCGCTGCGGTAA
- the fabG gene encoding 3-oxoacyl-ACP reductase FabG has translation MFDLTDQTAVVTGGASGIGRGIVEMLREAGATVVIADLDLEAAERTAKETGSHARRLDVTDRKAVHDLFAEVDETFGGIQILCSNAGIFPQASLETMTDEQWNGIFDVNVRGAFVTVQEVLPYMRAAGYGRVVITTSITGSHTGYPGWAHYGATKAAQQGFMRSAALEVARDGVTVNGVAPGNVATEGLKAQGEEYNAQMARAVPVLRLGDPRDIGAAACFLASREAGYITGQVIVVDGGQILPESPEAILPAREGEQGA, from the coding sequence ATGTTCGACCTGACCGACCAGACCGCCGTCGTCACGGGAGGTGCCTCCGGCATCGGCCGCGGGATCGTGGAGATGCTGCGCGAGGCCGGGGCCACCGTGGTCATCGCCGACCTCGACCTCGAGGCCGCCGAGCGCACCGCAAAGGAGACGGGCTCGCACGCCCGCCGTCTCGACGTCACCGACCGCAAGGCCGTGCACGACCTGTTCGCCGAGGTCGACGAGACCTTCGGCGGCATCCAGATCCTGTGCTCGAACGCGGGTATCTTCCCGCAGGCCAGCCTGGAGACGATGACCGACGAGCAGTGGAACGGCATCTTCGACGTCAACGTGCGCGGTGCCTTCGTCACCGTCCAGGAGGTGCTGCCCTACATGCGCGCCGCAGGCTACGGGCGTGTGGTCATCACGACCTCGATCACCGGCTCGCACACCGGCTACCCCGGCTGGGCGCACTACGGGGCGACCAAGGCCGCCCAGCAGGGCTTCATGCGCAGCGCGGCCCTCGAGGTCGCCCGCGACGGCGTCACCGTCAACGGGGTGGCCCCGGGCAACGTCGCCACGGAGGGACTGAAGGCGCAGGGCGAGGAGTACAACGCGCAGATGGCGCGTGCGGTGCCCGTGCTGCGCCTGGGCGATCCGCGCGACATCGGCGCGGCGGCCTGCTTCCTGGCCAGCCGGGAGGCCGGCTACATCACCGGCCAGGTCATCGTCGTCGACGGCGGCCAGATCCTCCCCGAGTCCCCCGAGGCGATCCTGCCCGCCCGTGAGGGCGAACAGGGCGCCTAG
- a CDS encoding ATP-dependent Clp protease proteolytic subunit, which yields MPQSRYVLPSFIEQSAYGTKETNPYAKLFEERIIFLGVQVDDTSANDIMAQLLVLEGMDPDRDITMYINSPGGSFTAMTAIYDTMQYVRPDVRTVCLGQAASAAAVLLAAGTKGKRAALPNARVLIHQPATQGTQGQVSDLEIQAAEIERMRRQMEETLARHTGRTPEQVRIDTDRDKILTAEDAVEYGIIDQVFGYRKLHD from the coding sequence ATGCCGCAGTCGCGCTACGTCCTGCCGAGCTTCATCGAGCAGTCCGCCTACGGCACCAAGGAGACCAACCCCTACGCCAAGCTCTTCGAGGAGCGCATCATCTTCCTCGGCGTGCAGGTCGACGACACCTCGGCCAACGACATCATGGCGCAGCTGCTGGTCCTCGAGGGCATGGACCCGGACCGCGACATCACCATGTACATCAACTCGCCCGGCGGCTCCTTCACCGCCATGACGGCGATCTACGACACGATGCAGTACGTGCGCCCCGACGTGCGCACCGTCTGCCTGGGCCAGGCGGCCTCGGCGGCGGCCGTGCTGCTGGCCGCGGGCACCAAGGGCAAGCGCGCCGCGCTGCCCAACGCCCGCGTGCTCATCCACCAGCCGGCCACCCAGGGCACCCAGGGGCAGGTCTCCGACCTGGAGATCCAGGCCGCCGAGATCGAGCGCATGCGCCGCCAGATGGAGGAGACGCTGGCCCGCCACACCGGCCGGACCCCGGAGCAGGTGCGCATCGACACCGACCGCGACAAGATCCTCACCGCCGAGGACGCCGTGGAGTACGGCATCATCGACCAGGTCTTCGGCTACCGCAAGCTGCACGACTGA